tttaaaagacaacattctgagaagggatccatccATAGGCTTTATTGTCTGATATTGCCTGCCCAGGGGAGGTTCATGAGAAacagaaaagattaagaaccaACCCCTGGGAAGACTTGAGTATTCAAACACCTCCTCAGGCACTAGGTACCTTGTGACCATTGGTGAGTCAGTTTCTCAGAGCCTCAAACCTTGTCCGACTGGATCCCATAGGGTTGTTCATAGGAAAGCACCTTGCAAATCCTCAAGCATTATCCAAGTGTGGCTTTTTCCCATTAAGGTATTTGAAAGGCCTCAGAGAATAGCCCTGGAAGCAATGACTCTCTGAAGGAGGTTTCTTGCACCTTGGTAAGGACCGGGAAGATTCACAGCCTGGGATCTTCACCTGCTCTtctcttgttatttttttaaacctttgccttccatcttagaatcaatactaagtattggttccaaggcagaggagcagtaaggcctaggcaatgggggttaagtgacttatcgagggtcaaacagctaggaagtatttggccagatttgtctctaggcctggctctgtccactgagccacctcactgcctctgctctatcattattttttaaattcccttGCCTTTTGGAACTTACAATTTGTAACTTAACACGGAGGATAAAGACAGAGATCTTGGATAAAGAGATCTTGGTCATTGAGATCCTAAAGCCTCACTGTTTTAGTATCCAAGCAAGAAGTCTCCTCCTGGGTGCGAGGCATTGGAAGGCAAGCAGGCCTCACCTAGAACATGCAGAGAAAGACCTCTACTAAGCCCTGAAAGTCACTGCCCTGGTTCTTTGAGAACATCAATGGTATTACAATTATACAAAAAGGGTAAAGGAATGAATGATTCAGATCATAGAACCTTGtgtgatttttctcattttctttctttgcagcCAATACTGGCCCctgtttgttctgtttttttataTCCTTTCTCCCATTCCATACTGCATTGCGAGAAGATTAGTGGATGACACAGATGCTATGAGCAATGCTTGTAAGGAACTTGCCATATTTCTCACAACTGGCATCGTTGTCTCTGCTTTTGGACTGCCTATAGTATTTGCCAGGGCACATCTGGTAAGTAAGTGTGTAATAGCTTTTGGGACATAGCTTTAGTatataatggttaaattgggattttgactaaaCAAGAGAGTTATAAAATGTGGTTGCCAAATGTTATTacttaagtcaggaaaactattagcagcttttaacaattttgtttaattggaatattagtaaaatgagggaaatgtggaagaaaaagaggtaaggagactgcctagcctaccctaaatGCCGATCCAGTGAAATGAAGCTCACTCCCCGACAGAGTTCCATGtgggaatcctagtcactcaACCAGCAAGAGGGGCAGGATCCAGGCAAGGTCCCAATGTAGAAAAACCCTCATGAGCTAAGTTCAGAAAGGCAGCCAtgaacccaacaagaaagtccCTGACTCCAAAGCTGAAAGTCAAACTCCTGAAGCCAGAAACTCCAGTGGAAAGGCCCAAAGCTCCAAGTCAGAGTCCAAAAGCCCCAAAGAGCCATCCtccaaagaagtccaaaggagaagatctaaGGAGCAGAGACTCCAAAGAAGAACTCCCAAGGAAAAGTCCCTTAGActggaagttcaggactttttatagtcctttttccatgtcacttcctgtcctttccccactttaccagaaccaattgcagtctttcaatttgcctagcactgcatgggggtggggaggtaggGGGTGAACCTCTGGAGTTgacacccactctagcaagtgacttgtgaactcacatacttagtgactggtaaggtactaagtaggggtacttaagtttttgattgattaacttaaaagtggctgattgatagacagagagtttgattcactgtGTGTGCACACAGAGTGAATCAAATTCTCTgtgtgggaaggggaaaggggggaagggagggagagaaggaataggagagagatggatggatacatgCCCAATATTCCTAGGTTGCCACAACCAGAGGCCTCATCCCTCTGAGGCTAGCCTACTACTAATGGGGAACCTGTTGCCAGGACCATCCTATTCAATAAGACTCAGACAATTAAGACTCGTGCCCTAGTAGCACAGCATTTGAAAGCCCAAGGTGCCCTCTCTGCCCTGAGGAGGCATCAGAGAAGAATGTGGGGGAGAGGCCATCTTTCAGGAACAACTGAATTCCATTGTCAGTGTCCCCATTAATGCCATGCAAGGAtagcccttttttcctttctcctcccagcTGTGATTTTCCCAATGTACTTTCAAAGCATGATCACTTGTGATCCACACAACCCTCTTATAAGATAGGAAACACAGAGGCTATTCTCGCCATTTTAGAggctgaagaaattaaagctggaAGAGGTCCTATAGGGTCACTCActtaagaaagaagagcagaTTTTTGAACTTGGATCTCTGACTCCCCAAACAGGCAGATTTTCCATTACACATTCCTTGTCCCAACCATTCCAGCTTCTCTCTTTTGTCCTTATTTAAGCCTTGAATACAGTGTGAGACACCTGTCCACGAATGTGTTTTTTCAAGCAAATACCTTTAGAAGCAGAAATAGGGGGTAAGGTTGTTTCTGCTTTTCCCACTTGTTATCACCGAGCTCATTTGCCTCTGAGGGACCAGAACTAGATGAGAGCAGAGCAGCTATTAAAGCAGGTTCTCCCATTTCTAACAACTGCTGACGTgtacttgtctgtctgtctgtctgacaaGGGTCTGGAGTGGCTGAGGCAGGGGTCAAAGCTTCCTGGCTTCATGAATGGAGTAATTGTGCTCTTTTCTTATCTCCCTAGATTGAGTGGGGAGCTTGTGCCCTGGTTCTCACAGGCAACACCGTCATCTTCGCAACAATCCTAGGGTTTTTCTTGGTCTTTGGCAGCAATGATGACTTTAGCTGGCAGCAGTGGTAAAAAGGAACTCAGTTACCAAACTCTCCTAACCCGGACCTCTTGTTATTCAGTGGCCAACAATGCCAACTAGAGGCTGGACCAGAAGAGGAAGTGGTCAAGCAGGCCCCTGGGCGGCTGGTCTTCTGGGGGTGAACTCTCTTCTCATCGATGTGGAGTGGGAGAGCATTTCCACGGGGACTTGCTGAAGGGTTCacaaacttttatttttccaaagctAG
This DNA window, taken from Monodelphis domestica isolate mMonDom1 chromosome 6, mMonDom1.pri, whole genome shotgun sequence, encodes the following:
- the LEPROTL1 gene encoding leptin receptor overlapping transcript-like 1, with translation MAGIKALISLSFGGAIGLMFLMLGCALPLYNQYWPLFVLFFYILSPIPYCIARRLVDDTDAMSNACKELAIFLTTGIVVSAFGLPIVFARAHLIEWGACALVLTGNTVIFATILGFFLVFGSNDDFSWQQW